In Nicotiana tabacum cultivar K326 chromosome 17, ASM71507v2, whole genome shotgun sequence, one DNA window encodes the following:
- the LOC107823652 gene encoding LOB domain-containing protein 25-like → MASSSSYSNPPCAACKFLRRKCLPGCIFAPYFPPEEPTKFANVHKIFGASNVSKLLNEIQPHQREDAVNSLAYEAEARMKDPVYGCVGAISVLQRQVIRLQKELDATNADLMRYTNREVNNSHAYNNPSGGAMNNQMVNQQRSNLNYGRRMGPVDGTATGFDQTYGFCIPNYSPNTWNSNTISGNHNPEADDDSSM, encoded by the exons ATGGCTTCTTCCAGCAGCTACTCCAACCCTCCATGTGCAGCTTGCAAATTCTTGCGACGAAAATGCTTGCCAG GTTGCATCTTCGCTCCCTATTTTCCTCCAGAAGAGCCAACAAAATTCGCCAACGTACACAAAATATTTGGTGCGAGCAACGTAAGTAAACTCCTAAATGAAATCCAACCTCACCAGAGAGAAGATGCAGTCAATTCACTTGCTTATGAAGCCGAAGCACGTATGAAAGATCCAGTTTATGGTTGTGTTGGAGCAATTTCAGTTTTACAAAGACAAGTTATTCGCCTTCAGAAAGAACTTGATGCCACTAATGCTGATTTAATGCGATATACCAATCGCGAAGTTAATAATTCACATGCATATAATAATCCGTCTGGAGGAGCTATGAATAATCAAATGGTAAATCAACAAAGGAGTAATTTGAATTATGGGAGAAGAATGGGTCCTGTTGATGGAACAGCTACTGGATTTGATCAAACTTATGGGTTTTGTATTCCAAATTATTCTCCTAATACATGGAACAGTAATACCATTTCAGGTAATCACAACCCTGAGGCAGATGATGACAGTAGCATGTGA